In Uranotaenia lowii strain MFRU-FL chromosome 2, ASM2978415v1, whole genome shotgun sequence, one genomic interval encodes:
- the LOC129746481 gene encoding DCN1-like protein 4 isoform X2 codes for MGEKNSRRYSKVDDAFSQKRCLTWFREYTTPNDPDTLGPEGMEKFCEDIGVEPENVAMLVLAYKMGARQMGFFTQSEWLKGLTDLQCDTAGKVQGKLEHMRNLLNDTNTFKLIYRYAYDFARDKDQRSMDIDTAKIMLQLLLGKHWPLYTQFAQFLEQSKYKVINKDQWCNILEFSRTISNDLNNYDVDGAWPVMLDEFVEWLRLFRMQATIS; via the exons ATGGGCGAAAAAAA CTCACGACGATACAGCAAAGTTGATGATGCTTTCAGTCAAAAAAGATGTCTTACCTGGTTCCGAGAGTACACAACACCGAACGATCCGGACACACTTG GTCCCGAGGGAATGGAAAAGTTCTGCGAGGACATCGGAGTTGAGCCGGAGAATGTGGCGATGCTGGTTCTAGCATATAAAATGGGCGCTCGTCAGATGGGCTTCTTCACACAGAGCGAGTGGCTCAAAGGGCTCACGGATTTGCAGTGCGACACCGCCGGCAAGGTCCAGGGCAAGCTCGAACACATGCGCAACCTGCTTAACGACACCAACACGTTCAAGCTGATCTACAGATATGCCTATGACTTTGCTCGG GATAAAGACCAGCGTAGCATGGACATTGATACAGCAAAAATTATGCTTCAACTTCTCCTCGGCAAGCACTGGCCTCTGTATACACAGTTCGCCCAATTCCTGGAGCAGTCCAAGTACAAAGTGATCAATAAAGATCAATGGTGTAACATTCTCGAGTTCTCCCGTACTATATCGAATGATCTTAACAACTACGACGTGGACGGTGCCT GGCCCGTGATGCTAGACGAATTCGTCGAATGGTTGAGACTTTTCCGGATGCAGGCCACGATTAGCTGA
- the LOC129746480 gene encoding protein FRG1 homolog has protein sequence MAEYSGVKSSKLVLKGESSRESKRKHKKHKKDKDSSSKRSRVEIDQDSQKHGGWWKISKVAEITGSIAIQFGKRSYIKALDNGLFTLGAPHDEGDGPDPEEIFTAVLINEEKVAFKSGYGKYLKAEKDGMLTGRSDAVSALEQFEPVFEEAKMALLAANGCFVSVDPEDDALVAIKKKVGENEICVIRSCAVREQKSSKSVPVEEEGDLGQVEINYVKKFQKFQDKKLRVNTEDTTELRRAREEGALHEALLDRRSKMKADRYCK, from the exons ATGGCAGAATATAGTGGAGTAAAATCTAGCAAGTTGGTTTTAAAGGGAGAAAGCTCCAG GGAATCTAAACGGAAGCACAAGAAACACAAGAAGGATAAAGATTCCTCTTCCAAGCGATCTCGGGTAGAAATAGACCAGGATTCTCAAAAGCACGGTGGCTGGTGGAAAATATCAAAAGTTGCCGAAATAACAGGCTCGATTGCTATCCAGTTTGGGAAGCGATCCTACATTAAAGCCCTGGACAATGGCCTGTTTACATTGGGGGCACCTCATGACGAAGGAGACGGACCAGATCCAGAGGAAATCTTCACAGCAGTGTTGATTAACGAAGAGAAGGTAGCCTTCAAATCGGGTTACGGTAAATATCTTAAAGCGGAAAAGGATGGTATGCTGACTGGACGTTCAGATGCCGTCTCGGCTTTGGAACAGTTCGAACCGGTTTTCGAGGAAGCCAAGATGGCTCTGTTGGCTGCGAACGGTTGCTTCGTATCGGTTGATCCAGAGGACGATGCTCTGGTGGCGATAAAGAAAAAAGTCGGTGAAAACGAAATCTGTGTCATTCGAAGCTGTGCGGTCAGGGAACAGAAGAGTTCCAAATCTGTCCCCGTTGAGGAAGAAGGCGACCTCGGTCAGGTGGAGATAAACTACGT GAAAAAGTTCCAGAAATTCCAAGACAAAAAATTGCGAGTAAACACGGAAGACACAACCGAACTGAGACGAGCCCGTGAGGAAGGTGCTCTCCATGAAGCCCTTCTAGACCGTAGAAGTAAAATGAAGGCGGATCGATATTGCAAATAA